The Streptomyces sp. NBC_01439 genome contains the following window.
AGCGCCAGGCCGCGCTGCCGTTGGTGGCGACGCCCGCCAGGGCCTCGTCGATGTCGTCACGGGTCTTCGCGTCCATCGGCAGCTTGCCCTGCTCCTTCGGCGCGATCTCCTGGACCGAGGTGCCGTCGGCGCTGACGATCGCCTTGCCGATGCTGGGCTGGTGGAGCGTGCCGCCGTTGGCGATGGCCGAGTAGACGGAGGCCATCTGGATCGGGGTGACCAGCGTGTCGCCCTGCCCGATCGAGTAGTTGATGGCGTCGCCCTCACGCATCTGGTTGCCCTGGCGGCAGTTCTCGTAGGCGATCTTCTCGGCGAAGGAGCCGTTCTTCTTGCCGTCGCGGCACCAGGCGTCCTTGTTCGCGTCGAAGAAGTCCTGCTTCCACTTCCGGTCGGGGACCCGGCCGGGGACCTCGTTCGGCAGGTCGATGCCGGTGCGCTTGCCCAGCCCGAACTCGTGGGCGGTCTTGAGGAACCAGTCCTTCGGGTCCTTCTTCGGCTTGATGCCGCCGTCCTTCTTCCACTCCTGGTCCGCGATGGCGTAGTAGACGGTGTCGCAGGAGACCTCCAGCGCCCGCCCGATGGTGATGTCACCGTGGCCCTGCGACTCGAAGTTCGTGAAGGTCTGGTTGCCGACCGAGTACGAGCTGGGGCAGGGGTAGCGGTTGTTGAACGGGTACCCGGCGTTGACCGCGGCCGTCGAGGTGACCACCTTGAAGATGGAGCCGGGCGCCGCTTGGGCCTGGATGGCCCGGTTCAGCAGCGGGTAGTTCGACTCCTTGCGGGTCAGGCCGGCGTAGTCCTTGGCGGAGATGCCGCCCACCCAGGCGTTGGGGTCGTACGTCGGGTTCGAGGCCATCGCCACGACCCGGCCGGTCTTGGTCTCCATCACCACGACGGCGCCCGAGTCGGCCTCGTAGTTGCGGCCCGTGTTCTTGTCCCGGACCTTGCGGGCCTCGACCATCGCGTTGTTCAGCTCGCGCTCGGCCACCGCCTGCACCCGGGAGTCGATCGAGGTCACGATGTTCGAGCCGGGCCGCGCCGGGTCGGTCTGCCCCTGGCCGATGACCCGGCCGAGGTTGTCCACCTCGTAGCGGGTGACGCCCGCCTTGCCGCGCAGCTCCTTGTCGTACGTGCGCTCCAGGCCGGAGCGGCCGACCTGGTCGGAACGCAGGTACGGCGAGTCCGACTTCTTCGCCTTGGCGATCTCCTCGTCGGTGACCGGTGAGAGGTAGCCCAGCACCTGGGAGGTGTTGGCCTGGTCCGGGGCCGCGTAACGGCGCAGGGCGGTCGCCTCGGCCGTGATGCCCGGGAAGTCCTCGGGGTGCTCGCGGATCTGCAGGGCCTGCTCGGTGGTGGCCTCGTCGCTGACCGGGATCGGCTGGTAGGGGGAACCGTTCCAGCAGGGCTGCTTGGTCTTGGCGTCGCAGAGCCGGACCTTGTCGATGACCTCCTGGGCGTCCATGCCCAGCACCCCGGCGAGCCGGGTCAGCACGGACCTGCCCTTGTCCTTCATGGTCAGCAGCTCGGTGCGGCTGGCGGAGACCACCAGGTGGGTCGCGTTGTCGGCGAGCGGGATCCCGCGCGAATCCAGGATCGACCCGCGCACGGCGGGCTGGACCACCTGCTGGACGTGGTTGTTCTTCGCCTCGTCCGTGTACTCCGAGCCGTTGCGTATCTGGAGGTACCACAAGCGTCCGCCCAGCGTGAGCAACAGCGAGAAGACCACGATCTGGATGACGACGAGACGGTTCTGGACCCGAGGGGTCCGGCCGGTCTCCGGTATGTTGCTCAACTCGTTCTCCCCCGGGCGGCTTCCTACGCCCGGCCGAGTCTAGGGGTGCGACCTGTGAGACCTAGAACGGGAAGGTCGTCCGGCCGTGCTGGACGGAGATCCACTTCTGCGTGGTGAAGGCCTCGATCGTGGCCTCGCCGTTCAGTCGGCCCAGACCCGAGGCCTTCTCGCCGCCGAAGGCGGCCAGCGGCTCGTCCCCGATCGTGGAGTCGTTGACGTGCATCATGCCCGTCTCGATCCGCTGGGCGAAGCGGACGCCCCGCTCCACGTCCCGGGTGTGCACGGCGCCGCTCAGCCCGTAGGGGGTCGCGTTGGTCAGCCGTACGGCCTCGTCCTCGCCGTCGAAGACCACCAGCAGGGCCACCGGGCCGAAGATCTCCTGACTCAGCAGCGGGGAGTCATCGGGGATCCCGGCGAGCACCGTGGGTTCGACCAGGTTGCCGCGCGTAGACCCGCGCACGAGCGCCTGCGCACCGGATTCCACGGCCTGGTCCACGAGCGCGGTCAGGGCGTCGGCCTGGAAGGAGTTGATCAGCGGGCCGATGTGGGTGTCGGCCTCGTGCGGGTCGCCCGTCTTGAGGGCGCGCACGCGTGCGGTGAACTTCTCGGTGAACTCCTGCGCGACGGAGGCGTCGACGAGGATCCGGTTCGCGGCCATGCAGACCTGGCCCTGGTAGACGAAGCGGCTGAAGACGGCCGCGTCCACCGCGTAATCGAGGTCGGCGTCGTCGAGCACGACGAGCGCGCTGTTCCCGCTGAGCTCCAGGACCGTGCGCTTGAAGTGGCGGGCGGCGATCGCCCCGACGTGCCGGCCGACCCGGTCCGATCCCGCGAACGAGATGACCTTGGGGACGGGGTGCGTCAGGAGCGCGTCGCCTATTTCGGCGATGTCGGTGACCAGGACGTTCAGCAGGCCGGCCGGCAGCCCGGCGTCCTCGAAGATCTTGGCGATCACGCCGCCGCCCACGACCGGGGCGTTCTGGTTGGGCTTGATGACGACCGCGTTGCCCAGCGCCAGGGCCGGGGCGACCGACTTCAAGGCCACCAGGAAGGGGAAGTTGAAGGGGCTGATCACCGTGACGACGCCCACGGGGAGCCGCTGGACCCGGTTCTCCTTGCCCTTGACCAGCGAGGGCAGGATCCGCCCCTCGGGCCGGACGGCGAGCTGGAGGGACTCGCGGATGAACTCCATCGCGAGGTGGACCTCGTACTCGGCCTTGGGACGCGTCCCGCCGAGCTCGTCGATCATCGCCTCGACGATCTCCTTCTCGCGCTCCTCGGTGATCCGCAGGGCGCGCTCCAGGACCGCGCGTCTGACGTAAGGGCTGGTGGCGGCCCACTCGCGCTGGGCGCGCTCGGCGCCGCGGTAGGCCCGGTCCACCTGCTCGACCGTGGCGACGGTGATGGCGGCGAGCTTCTCCCCGTTGAAGGGGTTGACGTCGATGATGTCCCACGAACCGGTACCGGCCAGCCATTCGCCGTCGATGTACTGGTGAGCCAGGTCGCTGAATATGGACATGCCATCCCTTACTGCGAGCGCGCACCCGTGCGCTGCACCGGAGACCGATCGGTCATCATGCACTGATCAGACGTCATACTACGTGCGATTCAAGACAGTTGGAGCAGGCCACGGAGAAGATCCCTGGTCCGCTCAGCATCGGGGCAATCCGCCTGGAGCCGTTCCATCGCCCGCTCGTACTGCCCCACTTCCTCGCCCTTGTCCAGGTAGAGGGCACTGGTGAGCTGTTCCAGATAGACGATGTCCTGGAGGTCGGACTCGGGGAAGCGCAGCAGGGTGAAGGCTCCGCTCTCGCCCGCGTGCCCGCCGAAGGAGAAGGGCATCACCTGGAGCTGCACGTTGGGTCGCTGGGAAACCTCGATGAGGTGCTCCAGCTGACCGCGCATGACCTCGCGGTCCCCGTACGGGCGGCGCAGCGCGGCCTCGTCGAGGACGGCGTGGAAGACGGGGGCGTTCTCGGAGACGAGGACCTTCTGGCGCTCCAGGCGCAGGGCGACGCGGCGGTCGACCTCGGCGGCGGTGGCGCCGGGCATGCCGCGGCTGACGACGGCGTGGGCGTACGCCTCGGTCTGCAACAGGCCGTGGACGAACTGGACTTCGTAGATCCGGATGAGCGAAGCAGCGCCCTCCAAGCCGATGTACGTCTGGAACCACCCGGGCAGCACGTCGCCGTAGCTGTGCCACCAGCCGGTCGCATTGGCCTCCCGGACCAAACCGAGCAGCGACTCGCGCTCCGTGCTGTCCGTGACTCCGTAGAGCGTGAGGAGGTCCTCGACGTCCCTCGCCTTGAAGCTCACCCTTCCCAACTCCAAGCGGCTGATCTTCGATTCGGATGCGCGGATCGAGTAGCCGGCCGCCTCACGGGTGATGCCGCGGGATTCTCGGAGTCGCCTGAGCTGGGAGCCCAGGAGGATGCGGCGCACCACGGAACCGCTGGCTTCTGCGGTCACTAGTACTGCCCTCCCCATCTCAATTGGCACGCGCGTGGTGTGCGCGAGCGTCTTGGGACCCCCGTACCCCAGGGGCCGCAGTCTGCCACCAAAACGCATCGGCTCGTACTCGTTCTGTAACGGAATCCCGTCTTCGCGAAAAGAAGTCCGTCAGGATGCGTAGGAAGAAATGAGTCAGAACCGTCACGGGAGTGGACAGGTCCGGCGCGTGCACGTGCATCTGCCCTTGCATCCGGCTCGAGCATTCGGAACGATGGTCCCCGCGCACCTGCGTGCTGTTCGCGCCGGCGCCGGACCCACCCCGCAGTTCTTTCTGGACGGAGATGACCGCTCCGCCCGCGAATCCCGGGAGTGCCTCGCATGGGGACGAATGGATCGACCATGCTCGAGCCGTTACGGCAGGGGCTGCCCCCGGTCGACCCCACGGCTGTCTCCGGGTCCGCCTCCTGCGCCCTTCCCGCTCGCTACGACGCCGTTCGCGGAGCACGCTCCTTCTGTCGTTCGACCCTGTCCCAGTGGGGCCTCGACGACCGCTTCGACGATGTGGCCCTGGTCGTCTCCGAACTCGTCACCAACGCGCTGCGCCACGCCCTGCCCGAGGACGCGCGGGGGGCGGACGCCGAACCGGAGCCGCCCGTACGGCTGCACCTGATGCGGTGGAGCACGCGGCTGGTGTGTGCGGTGCGGGACCCCAGCGAGGACCGGCCCGGAGGGGCGTTCTCGCCGGAGCACACCGAGGAGAACTTCGACCTGGAGTCCGGGCGCGGGCTGTTCCTGGTGGACTCGTACAGCGACAGCTGGGGCTGGCACCCGCTCGCGGGCCGGCTGACCGGCAAGGTGGTCTGGGCGCTCTTCCTGCTCCAGGACTGAACGGCCGCCGGCCTCCGACCGAGGGCGAACACAAGACAACTGGCCGGGATCGATCATTGCGATCGGTCCCGGCCAGTGCACGTGCATGGCTTGATGGGCGCGCTGTTCCGTCAGTTGATCAGGTGATCGAACTCGCCGTCCTTGACGCCCAGGAGCAGGGCCTCGATCTCGGCCGGCGTGTAGACGAGCGCCGGCCCATCGGGAAAGCGTGAATTGCGCATGGCGACATCGCCTCCCGGCAGCCGCGCGAACTCCACGCAGGAACCCTGCGAGTTGCTGTGTCGGCTCTTCTGCCACGTCAGCTCAAACAAGGTAGCGAGTTCTGCAGATGCCATCCCGTTGTACGCGTGGTCCACAGGAAGCCCCCGATAGTGCAGATGTCAACTCCTCCGGATCATAGCTGTGTTCATAAGCTGCTGCACGGGCAGATGCACGTGCACGCGGGGTGCTCCGTTGATCACAGACAGGTCCTACTCGCGGGTATCACCCCATCGTGACACCCGACGCTCCCGTATCGCCCTCACGCCGTCCCGGTGTCGCCGCGCTGCGCCCCGAACCATGGCGCCGAGCGCAACGACTTTCAGGACTTCTTCAGATTTGTCCTGACCCGGGCCGGGCCTGTTCCATGAACCGGTCGTTCGAAAAGAAGCCGACCCGCCCGAAAGGTGGAACGCCCGTGTTCCGCAACGCCGTCCAGCCCTGGCACCTGCTCGTGCTCCTGGTGGTCTGCCTGCTCGTGTTCGGTTCCAAGAAGCTTCCCGACATGGCCCGCTCGCTGGGCCGGTCGATGCGCATCCTGAAGTCGGAGGCGCACGCCCTGCGCTCGGAGGAGTCCCCTAGGGACGCGGGTCAGGACGCAGGTACGAACGCGCCCGCAGTCCCGCGCACGGGCGCGGGCACGGGCACTCCCTAGCGGGGCAGCGGCTTCTGCCTGCCGCCCACGTGGGCGCGGTCGGCGGCGGCCGTGCCGTCCTCCCAGCCCGCGTGGTCGGTGGCGCCGCGCAGCCGGGTCGTGGTGGTCCGGGGGAACATCTCCTCCGCCCGCGAGGTGACCGCCACGTCGCGGGCCACCAGGGCCGGCAGGTTGTCGGGGGCCTCCGTCGCCGCGTGCTCGGCGGTCTCGGCGAGCCGGTGGCCGAGCCGGCTGGCGTAGGCGAGCAGGAAGGACTGCCGGAAGGTCTTCGTCCGCTTGCGCCCGCCGGAGCGCTGCGCGGCCTCCGCACGGGTCATCGCCGCCGTGCCCTGCACGAGCAGCGAGGTGTAGAGCAGCTCCACCGCCTCCAGGTCGCTCTCGAAGCCGACCACCGTGGAGAACTCGAAGCCGCTGTTCCACACCGCCCGGCAGCGGTTGGCGGTGGCCACCGCGTCGAGCAGCACCGCCTTCGCCTCCTCGTACGGCGGCTCGACACCGATCCGGCAGGCGCCGGGCACCTGGGCCGGTCCCCTGCCGCTCGCCGCCAGTAGCGCCTCGTCCACGGTGTGCCGGGCCATCAGCTCCTGGGCCTTGGCGCTGAGCGCCTCCGCCTCGTCCGGGAAGGTCGTCGCCTCGGCCTTGGCGAGCAGGGCCCGGATCCGGCCCAACATGCGCGGCTCGATGTGGGCGTGCTCGGCGAGCGCGTCGACCGGGTCACCGGGCAGCGGACCCACCGGTTCTATCGAGGGCAGCCGGATCAGCAGCCGCAGCACCTCCAGGAAGGTGGTGGCCAGTGTGAACCGGTCGGCCCGTTCCCGCTGCGCGAGCCGGTCGGCGTACTCCTCGTCGCCCGTCCACCACACCTCGGCGGCGCCCCAACGCGCCGGGAGCCGGGCGTAGCGGCGCGCCTCGGCGGCGATCAGGTCCCCGGTGATCCGCAGGTGCCGCTCGTCGAGGTCCCGGCGGACCAGCCGCAGCACGTCGGCCGGCTGCCAGCCCCGCTCCCAGCCCTGGCGTACGTACGCCTCCCCGCGCGCCAGCAGCTCCCGCCCGACCGCGGGCCAGCCCCCCTGGTCCGCGACGAGCAGCGAGGCGCCGGTGTCCAGCCCGGCGTCATCCTGGGCGTAGAGGGCGGCGGCGAAGGCTCGGTCGACGGTCTCGGCAAGGTCTCTCACACCCCTCAGCTTGGCATGTCCGCCTTCGCGTCCCATTCCCGGCGGGCGGCCTCGATCCGTGCACGGTGCTCCAGCGACCACTCCGCGAGGCCCTTGACCAGGAGGGTCAGGCTGCGGCCGAGGTCGGTCAGCTCGTACTCGACCTGGGGCGGCACGGTGGCGTGCACGGTCCGGGTGACCAGGCCGTCGCGCTCCAGGCGGCGGACGGTGAGGGTGAGCATCCGCTGCGAAATGCCGTCGACCGCGCGCTGGAGCTCCTTGAACCGGCGCATGCCGGCGCCGAGTTCCACCACGACGAGGACGGACCACTTGTCGCCGAGCCGGTCGAGGACGTCGCGGATGCCGCAGTCGTCGTCGCAGCTGAGCAGCGGCTCGGGCAGGGGCTCGGGGGTGGTTATCCCGGTGTGCCCTACTGACATGGAAGTGCCTCCTTACGCGTCGTGCACCCTTCGGCACACGATGTTCCCGCCCCTGAAGCCAATCAGGCCGACGGGCGCGAACACGAAGGACTCCCCATGCTTTTGATCACCGGCACCTCCGGCGGACTCGGCTCACTGATCGCGCGCCGGCTGGCGGACCACCCTGTCGATGCGGGCCGGCCGGAGGTACGGTTCGGCACCCGCGCCCCGGACGGCCCCGGTCAGGTCCGGGTGGACTTCGACGACCCGGACTCCCTCGACTTCACCGGGGTGGACACCCTGCTGCTCATCTCCGCCGGCTACGGCGAGGACGACCAGGTCATCGCGCGGCACGGGGCCGCCGTCTCGGCCGCCGAGCGGGACGGGGTGCGGCACGTCGTCTACACCAGCCTCACCGGGGCGGGCGACCACCTGCCGTACGCACTGGCGCACCGCTGGACGGAGCGGCGCCTGCGCGGCTCCGGCCTGGCCTGGACCGTCCTGCGCAACGGCCTGTACGCGGAGCTGCTGGCCGCGCTCGCCGCGCCGGGGCCCGACGGGGTGATCACCGCCCCGCTGGGCGCGGGCCGGCTTGCGGCGGTCGGGCGGGAGGACCTCGCGGAGGTGGCGGTCCGGGTGGCCCTGGCACCCGACGCGCATGCCGGGCAGGTCCACGAGCTGGTGGGCGACCGCCCGCTGGGCGGAACGGACCTCGCCGCGGCGGTGGGCGCCCGCTACGCCCCGGGCTCGCTGGCCCGGGCCCGCAGCGCCCTCTCCGGCCCGGCCGCGGCGCCCTTCCAACCCCCGATGCTGGTGGCCACGTACTCGGCCGTCGCGGCGGGCTTCCTGGACGCTCCGGACACGGGCACCCTGCGCCACCTCCTCGGCCGCCCCCCGCGCCCGGCCCTGGAGATCTACGCCACGGCGGCGGGGATCCGGGGCGGAGCCCCGATGCCCAGCCCCGCAGGGGGTACCTCCCAGCAGTAGCTGGGAGATTTCGAGGCGCGGGGATCCGGGGCGGAGCCCCGATCTCCAGCCCCACCGGCCCGATCTCCAGCCCCGCCGGCGTTTGAGGCGCGGGGGTCCGGGGGCTGGCCTCCGGCGACGGCGCCGCACCTGCCCCGCGGACCTGCACCCCCGCACCCCCGCACCCCCGCGGCACGGCGGCACGGCGGCACGGCGGCACGGCGGCACGGCGGCACGGCCACTGTCAGACCCCGGTGGGACACTCGCACCCATGAGCGACAGCACTCCCCGGTGGGCCCTCGCCGAGGACGGCGACGGGTGGTGGCACGCCGCGCCCGTACCCCCCACGGACGGAGTCCGGCTCCGCGTCCGCGACCCCGCCGAAGCGATCCGCTCCGCCCCGCCCGGCACCCGCTGGGTCTGGCGGTCCACCGCGGCCGTCTACCCCCGCCTGCTCGCCACGGGCACCCGCGTCGAGCGGTGCCACGACATCGAGGACGCCGAGCTGCTGCTCCTCGGCCACGAGGGCCGCTTCGGGGAGCCCCGCTCGGCGGCCGCCGCCTGGGCCCGGCTCACCCACACCCCCGTACCGCCCGATCCGCGCCCGCGCGCCGCCGGACCCCGCGCCCAGGACTCCCTCTTCGAGCCGCAGCCCGCCCCGGTCCCCCTGGACGCCCTGCTCGCCGTCCACGCCGACCAGACGGAGCGGCTCGGCGCCACCGCCCACCCCGACCGAATGCGGCTGCTCGCCGCCGCCGAGTCGGCGGCCTTCCTCGTCGCCGCCGAGATGAACCGCGTGGGCCTGCCCTGGCGGGCCGACGTGCACCGCGCCCTGCTGACCGAGCTGCTCGGTGAGCGGTACGCGGGCGGCGGGGAGCCCCGGCGCCTCGCCGAGCTGGCCGACCGCGTGTCGGAGGCCTTCGGCAGGCGCGTGCGCCCCGATCTGCCCGCCGACGTCATCAAGGCCTTCGCCGGGGCCGGGATCAAGCTCAGGTCCACCCGCCGCTGGGAGATCCAGGAGCTGGACCATCCCGCCGTCGAGCCGTTGATCGAGTACAAGAAGCTGTACCGGATCTACACCGCCCACGGCTGGGCCTGGCTCGCGGACTGGGTCCGGGACGGCCGCTTCCGCCCGGAGTTCATCCCCGGCGGCACCCTCACCGGCCGCTGGGTCACCAACGGCGGTGGGGCCCTGCAGATCCCCAAGGTGATCCGCCGGGCCGTGGTCGCCGACCCCGGCTGGCGGCTCGTCGTCGCCGACGCCGACCAGATGGAGCCGCGCGTCCTCGCCGCGATCTCCCGCGACCCCGCCTTCATGGAGGTCGCCGGGGAGGCCTCGGACCTCTACACCGCCGTCTCCCGCCAGGGCTTCTCGGGCGACCGGGACAAGGCCAAGCTCGCCGTGCTCGGCGCCGTCTACGGCCAGACCTCCGGGGACGGCCTGAAGAACCTGGCCGCGCTGCGCCGCCGCTTCCCCCGGGCCGTCGCGTACGTGGACGACGCGGCGAAGGCCGGGGAGGAGGGCCGGCTCGTACGGACCTGGCTGGGCCGCACCTGCCCGCCGCCCGCCGGCTCCGGCGAGGGGGACGAGGCCGGTGACGGCGGTGTCGACCCGGGCGAGGGGTACGGGGAGGGCGGGGCCGGGACCGCGCAGGACCGGGACGACGGCTGGACCCCGAGCTACGCCTCCACCAACACCCGGGCCCGCGGCCGGTTCACCCGCAACTTCGTCGTCCAGGGCAGTGCGGCCGACTGGGCCCTGCTGCTGCTCGCGGCCCTGCGGCAGGCGACCGCCGGAATGCGGGCCGAGCTGGTGTTCTTCCAGCACGACGAGGTGATCGTGCACTGCCCGGTCGAGGAGGCCGGGGCCGTCGTGGAGGCGATCCGGGCCGCCGGCGAGCGGGCCGGCCGGATCGCCTTCGGTGACACCCCGGTCCGCTTCCCGTTCACGACGGCGGTCGTGGAGTGCTACGCGGACGCCAAGTGAGGGGGATCAGCCGGCGGGCGCCGTCAGTTTCCACTCCGGGGCGAGCGCGATCTGCCGCAGCTGCGCCATCGTCAGCGCGGGTGCGGGGCGGGTGGTCGGACCGTTCTGGTCCGCCGTGTTGAAGGCGCTGACCACCACGCGCAGCCCGTCCTTGCGCAGGGTGTCCACCTTCCACTGGGTCACGCTCCTGTCCTTCTCGCCGGGCCCCGCCATGACCTTCACCTTGGTCCCGTCGGACTCCTCGGTGACGGCGGAGTTCCCGGTGAAGCCCGAGGGGTTCGCGTTCGGCTGGACGTTGATCTGGACCAGGGACTTGCCCTTGCCGTCGTCGTGCACGACGTAGCCGTAGGACCCCTGCCCGCCCTTGGAGACGATCGGGACGGTGATCGCGAACTGGTTCAGCAACTGCTCCAGGGCGTCCACGGCCTTCCGGTCCCGCAGGACGATCGACTCCGGCGCGGGCGCCGGCTCGGGATCGGCCGCCGGCAGGTCGTTCAGGGCCGGGTGCCACGTGTCCGAGGTGACCAGGGTCTTCAACTGCGCGATGGTCAGCGGCGGGTCGGTCCGGGAGACGGGGGCGCCCTTGTCGACCGCGGCGTTCCACTCGGACGCGTCGACCAGGAAGCCCTGCGCGGTCACCAGCACGGCCCGCCAGACCTTGGTGTCCGTACGGCGGTCCGGGTACTCGTACCCCTGGTGGAGCAGTAGCCGGGAGCCGTCCGGCAACTGCTCGGTCCGGCAGGCGTCGTAGGCGTGCAGGTTCTCGTCCCCGCACTCGGTCTGTGCGCGGGCCCCGCTGCCGAACGGGTCCACCCGCTGGAGGCTGAGGGAGATGGCCGCCGGGCCCTTCCCGTCGTCGTAGACGACCCCGACCCGCGGTCCCAGCTCGGCGTCCGTGCCCCGCGCCTCGGGCTCGGTGAGTCGACCGCCCGGCAGGAGCGACTTCAGGTTGGCGATCATCTGCTCGGCGGTGACCGCGCCGGTGCCGGTCAGCCGCCCGTTGCCCGGCGGGTTCGGCGCCGGCGCCGCGACACGGACCGCGCCCGCGGCCCCGGAGTCGGCGAACAGGCCGCCGGAGTAGGCCCCCGCGGTGGCGATCAGGACCAGGGCCAGCGCGGATCCGCCGGCCACGGCGGCCCGGCGGCGCGCCAGTTGCCGGCCCCGCCGCTCACCCGCTTCGGCGAGGGCACCGGGGTCGGCCGTGAAGCCCGCCCCCGTGCGCCGGAGGGCTTCGGCGAGTTCGTCTTCAAAGGACATGGGAAACCAGGCCTTCCGTTTGCCGGGTGCGGTCGGAGGAGCGAACGGACCGGCGGTGTCAGTGGTCCACGAAGGCGGTGAGGCTGCCGCCCAGCTGCTCCCGCAGCCGTGCGAGCGCCCGTGAGGTCCGGGTACGGACCGCCGCCGAGGAGGCGTTCATCGCGTCGGCGGTCTCCTCGACGCTGCGGTCCTCCCAGTAGCGCAGCACCAGCACCGCCCGGTCCTTGGGCGCCAGCCGGCCCAGCGCCTCCAGCAGCGTCAGCCGTAGCGCCGGATCCCCGCCGCCCGGCGCGGGCGCACCCCGGTCGGGGAGGTCCCCGACCGGCCGTTCGCCCGCCGAACGACGGCGCTGGTGCGTGAGGAAGACCCGTACCAGCACCGTCTGGGCGTAGGCCGCCGGATTGTCGATGCGGGAGATCCGGCCCCACCGCTGGTACATCCGCCCCAAGGTCTCCTGCACCAGGTCCTCCGCGAGGTGGGTGTCCCCGCCCACGAGCAGGCATGCCGACCTGTACAGCGGGCCCGAGCGGCCCGCGGCGAACTCACGGAACCCGTCCCTGCGCCCGTGGCGCATCTGCTCCCCCCTCGCGTCCGTCCCACTCCTGTGACGCGATGGCGGCGGAGAATGTTTCATCCCCCGCCGCCCTTTCCGCCGCCGTCCCCGTCGGTACTCCTGCCGCGGGCCGGTCAGCCCAGCTCGTGGAAGTACACGTGGAACTCCTCCCGGACGAAGCCCTCCGCCTCGTACAGCCCCTGCGCGACGGTGTTGTCGTACGCGGTCTCCAACTGCACGCCGGACACCCCGGCCTCGCGGGCCCGGCGCAGCACCTCGCGCAGCAGCGCCCGGCCGGCTCCGGTGCGGCGGCCGGCAGGAGCGACGTAGAGGTCGTTGAGAACCCAGGCGGTGCGCAGGGAGAGGGACGAGAACCCGCGGTAGACCTGCGCGAAGCCGACCGTTCCGACCTCCGGGACGTCGGCGAGCAACACCAGCGATTCGTCCTTGGCGATCCGCTCCGCCAGGAAGGCCCGCGGGGCGTCCGGGTCCTCGACGTCCACCTCGTAGAAGTCGAGGTAGCCGCGGAACAGCACGGCCGCGGCGTCGACGTCCGCCTCGCCGGCCGCACGGACCGAGACTGCGGGAGCGGAGTCTTCCGCCGGAGACCGGCCGTCCC
Protein-coding sequences here:
- a CDS encoding GNAT family N-acetyltransferase; the protein is MNGQAVQRDGRSPAEDSAPAVSVRAAGEADVDAAAVLFRGYLDFYEVDVEDPDAPRAFLAERIAKDESLVLLADVPEVGTVGFAQVYRGFSSLSLRTAWVLNDLYVAPAGRRTGAGRALLREVLRRAREAGVSGVQLETAYDNTVAQGLYEAEGFVREEFHVYFHELG
- a CDS encoding SigE family RNA polymerase sigma factor translates to MRHGRRDGFREFAAGRSGPLYRSACLLVGGDTHLAEDLVQETLGRMYQRWGRISRIDNPAAYAQTVLVRVFLTHQRRRSAGERPVGDLPDRGAPAPGGGDPALRLTLLEALGRLAPKDRAVLVLRYWEDRSVEETADAMNASSAAVRTRTSRALARLREQLGGSLTAFVDH